In one window of bacterium DNA:
- a CDS encoding DUF2062 domain-containing protein yields MTKKKRHLKGKTLWQRTRRWLRLQFLRFLRSDASPHKAALGLAVGVFIGIFPTFGLGALLALGLAFLFRFSKVSAVVGSAIMNPITSPFFWGLSFTLGSWLTGADVGGLAQMLDEGHIWSTAGDVVWTYLAGNTVLAVGMALVFYFLGYQAVGAYLKRRALRHPSSLPDPAPQ; encoded by the coding sequence ATGACTAAGAAAAAGAGACATCTCAAGGGCAAGACCCTCTGGCAGCGGACGAGGCGCTGGCTTCGTCTCCAGTTCCTGCGCTTCCTGCGCTCGGACGCCTCGCCGCACAAAGCGGCCCTGGGGCTGGCCGTGGGCGTCTTCATCGGTATCTTCCCCACCTTCGGTCTGGGGGCGCTTCTGGCCCTCGGCCTGGCCTTCCTCTTCCGCTTCTCCAAGGTGTCCGCCGTCGTCGGCTCGGCCATCATGAACCCGATCACCTCCCCCTTCTTCTGGGGCCTGTCCTTCACCCTGGGCTCCTGGCTCACCGGCGCGGATGTGGGCGGTCTGGCGCAGATGCTGGACGAGGGTCATATCTGGTCCACCGCTGGCGACGTCGTCTGGACCTACCTGGCCGGCAACACCGTCCTGGCCGTCGGGATGGCCCTGGTATTCTACTTCCTCGGATACCAGGCGGTCGGGGCGTACCTGAAGAGGCGCGCGCTCCGCCATCCATCGAGCCTCCCCGACCCCGCCCCCCAATGA